From the Lentimicrobiaceae bacterium genome, one window contains:
- the cas7i gene encoding type I-B CRISPR-associated protein Cas7/Cst2/DevR: protein MKNIKTQGFILIDVDVVALNNAGKNTQSNNDNAIATKSIRKNGRSYVYVSGQAWRYWWREALQKNAGWNLSPITRDGKIAFTNADPLKFPDDDVFGYMRAAKDAELDENGEPVKDKKGNIKMTNVTVTRVSPLKNSAIISAASVRPEENWSSMSRQQGDAVPYEKQEYCATMKGMFSLDLSMVGTFSNYDRTGYKNLSITLQEEAIKDGAEEIDDPFVFDAKGNPKKMIRLAKDVRKKRANDTIQALKIISGGAMQTNNMGDVTPKFIILATTATGNHPFSHVVGSKGQRDEEIVFNFEGLVEVLKDYKDTFDGAVFIGRRSGFMDEIANELKTLETRTDIPTVKILSVNEAIDQYCEQMKSQIE from the coding sequence ATGAAAAACATTAAAACACAAGGATTCATCTTAATTGACGTAGATGTTGTAGCATTAAATAATGCAGGTAAAAACACCCAAAGCAACAACGACAATGCAATTGCAACCAAATCGATCCGTAAAAACGGACGCAGTTATGTATATGTATCAGGCCAGGCATGGCGTTACTGGTGGCGCGAAGCTCTGCAAAAAAATGCAGGTTGGAATTTATCGCCAATAACCCGTGATGGGAAAATCGCTTTTACCAATGCCGATCCATTGAAATTCCCAGATGACGATGTTTTTGGGTACATGCGAGCAGCTAAAGATGCCGAATTAGATGAAAATGGAGAACCTGTAAAAGATAAAAAGGGTAACATTAAAATGACAAACGTAACGGTAACCCGCGTTTCTCCACTAAAGAACTCTGCTATTATTTCGGCAGCCAGTGTCCGTCCTGAGGAAAATTGGTCGAGTATGTCGCGTCAACAAGGTGATGCAGTACCCTATGAAAAGCAGGAATATTGTGCTACAATGAAAGGCATGTTTAGCTTAGACCTTTCGATGGTTGGTACATTTTCGAATTACGACCGTACTGGATATAAGAACCTGTCAATTACATTGCAAGAAGAAGCCATAAAAGATGGAGCTGAAGAAATCGACGATCCTTTTGTATTCGATGCAAAAGGGAATCCAAAGAAGATGATCCGGTTGGCCAAAGATGTTCGTAAGAAAAGAGCCAACGATACCATTCAAGCACTCAAAATCATTTCTGGTGGTGCCATGCAAACCAATAACATGGGCGATGTAACTCCAAAGTTTATTATTCTGGCTACAACTGCAACCGGAAACCATCCATTTAGTCATGTAGTTGGGAGTAAAGGACAACGCGATGAGGAAATAGTTTTCAATTTCGAAGGACTGGTTGAAGTACTGAAAGATTACAAAGACACTTTTGATGGTGCCGTATTTATTGGTCGCCGTAGCGGTTTTATGGATGAAATTGCAAACGAACTAAAAACGCTTGAAACCAGGACAGACATTCCAACAGTGAAAATTCTGTCGGTGAACGAAGCTATCGATCAATATTGCGAACAAATGAAATCCCAAATTGAATAA
- the cas5b gene encoding type I-B CRISPR-associated protein Cas5b, which yields MRTFRIKINSWTSSFRYPNLISGFQPTLEVPPVSTVMGLINAASGKYLENREIKLGYYFDFKIKTVDLETIYQIKANDRNYPDNSVKSNVIQREFLYDCQLFLYLTDEELVSCFRQPAYQLLLGRSGDLAGIESIKEVELQEVSNARIAGQVVPFTGNYLPGQIQALPKYFSNTIPRKNMGTEPYSVISYNNPVDSQLTGFRSELEEFNSDIYFHKFEV from the coding sequence ATGAGAACATTCCGTATCAAAATAAACTCGTGGACTTCGAGCTTTAGGTATCCCAACCTGATTTCGGGTTTTCAACCTACGCTTGAAGTGCCGCCAGTGAGTACGGTAATGGGCTTAATCAATGCGGCATCTGGAAAGTATCTGGAAAATCGTGAAATTAAGTTAGGCTACTATTTTGATTTTAAAATCAAGACAGTCGATCTGGAAACAATTTATCAAATCAAAGCGAACGATAGGAATTACCCCGACAATTCGGTTAAGTCAAATGTAATCCAGCGTGAGTTTCTTTACGATTGCCAGTTATTTCTTTATTTGACCGATGAAGAATTGGTTTCATGTTTTCGGCAACCTGCCTATCAACTCCTTTTGGGGCGCAGTGGCGACTTGGCAGGAATCGAAAGCATCAAAGAAGTAGAATTGCAGGAAGTAAGCAATGCCCGTATTGCTGGGCAGGTTGTTCCTTTTACCGGGAACTATTTGCCGGGGCAAATTCAGGCTTTGCCCAAATACTTCAGCAATACCATTCCTCGTAAGAATATGGGAACAGAACCGTACTCCGTGATTTCGTACAACAATCCGGTTGATTCGCAACTAACCGGATTCAGGTCTGAATTGGAAGAATTCAACAGTGACATTTACTTTCACAAATTTGAAGTATGA
- the cas6 gene encoding CRISPR-associated endoribonuclease Cas6 — protein MRFKLTLQYESALNHSKRTSVPLDYQFGLSSFIYKTLFTGDNTFALWLHDKGYDFDKHKYKLFTFSHLKLEAESYRTDKDIMYLNGSYATLYISFLTREAIEPFIIGLFREQSFFLGYIPHKTIFKVINIEKLQEHEFKETMSFITTSPLVVSSMRLREGKNPIASYLSPRNEEFSHFFFKNLIRKHNAWCQHEDLPLFSGTSDGFTLQILSPEKMKSCMFKKGSEKQSKVIGYEFRFGLNAPVELIKTGYYAGFGEKNSMGFGCVEIKRQLNNLLAPGEAGIDSVEKNKKYKQNETNLQND, from the coding sequence ATGCGCTTTAAACTTACGTTACAATATGAATCGGCATTAAACCATTCAAAACGAACGAGTGTTCCGCTCGATTACCAGTTTGGATTGTCCTCGTTCATTTATAAAACGTTATTTACAGGGGATAATACTTTTGCATTATGGCTACACGACAAGGGATACGATTTTGATAAACATAAATATAAACTATTTACCTTCTCACATCTGAAATTAGAAGCGGAAAGCTATCGCACTGATAAGGATATTATGTATCTTAACGGCTCATATGCTACCCTTTATATTTCTTTTTTAACAAGAGAAGCCATTGAACCATTTATTATCGGTTTGTTCCGTGAGCAAAGTTTTTTTCTTGGATATATTCCTCATAAAACTATCTTTAAGGTAATAAATATAGAAAAGCTTCAGGAACATGAATTTAAAGAGACAATGTCGTTTATCACAACGTCGCCTTTAGTAGTAAGCAGCATGCGGTTGCGCGAAGGAAAGAATCCTATTGCAAGCTATCTGAGTCCCCGGAACGAAGAATTTTCCCATTTCTTTTTCAAAAACTTAATACGGAAACATAATGCCTGGTGCCAGCACGAAGACTTGCCATTATTTTCAGGAACGTCAGATGGTTTTACCCTGCAAATATTATCTCCGGAAAAAATGAAGAGTTGTATGTTTAAGAAAGGAAGCGAAAAGCAATCAAAAGTTATAGGATATGAATTTCGTTTCGGGTTGAATGCCCCGGTAGAACTCATTAAAACCGGTTATTATGCAGGATTTGGAGAAAAAAATTCTATGGGGTTTGGGTGTGTGGAAATAAAGCGACAATTGAACAACCTTTTAGCTCCCGGTGAAGCCGGAATTGACAGCGTTGAAAAAAATAAAAAATACAAGCAGAATGAAACAAACCTACAAAACGATTGA
- a CDS encoding C25 family cysteine peptidase codes for MRKLLTLLLAIFAFTTFGKSWVGIHDLQPSPAQKILISSDIRTSKIQFSIPGFNMQEVTTPKGSQYVISVGEGTPLLKKGAPDLSKLTASVIIPDKGKMEVRVLASEFTDYPDMDIAPSKGNLYRDTDPSAIPFIYGKPYSEDKFYPGTLAEFHNPYIIRDHRGQTIVVYPFQYNPISKVLRVYSSIIVEIYSTNEKGINTLSSKKTSGKTPAGFQELYKSHFLNAPATDYTPVDEQGKMLVISYGQFMSAMQPLVDWKNQQGIETELIDVSTIGSTASAIKTYISDYYNANDLAFVLLVGDAAQIPTNTGTGLGGPSDNAYGFIVGNDHYSDVFVGRFSAENLTQVETQVQKVLMYEKAPVTTTDWFSVGVGIASSQGTGDDNEYDYEHMQNIRENKLLPFTYTGVSELYDGNQGGLDQPGNPTPANVATEVNAGASIINYTGHGSEISWGTTGFSNSDITALTNDNMLPFIFSVACVNGNFQGQTCFAEAWLRATHNGQPSGAVATLMSTINQSWDPPMDGQDEMNDLLAETYSDNFKRTFGGISMNGCMHMNDEYGVDGDEMTDTWNIFGDPSLAIRTAMPQSIVANHNPTIFLGSTQFSVNADAEGAIVALTINNQLVAKSIINGGVAALDFAALTQLDTLHLVITGFNKLPYIADVPIIPAEGPYVTYDNFLVNDLQGNNNGAIDFGENIAFSIGLKNVGIETAENVVVTLTSDNSFINITDNTETYGNILAGGTISVADGFAFTVADSIPDHLSLLFNLTITDGTETWNSSFVAFANAPVLSLGNITIDDAAGGNGNGRLDAGENVQLKVVISNNGHSDAGEVQAVLTSSNSFITINNGTFIAETLAAGQTAEAIFDITTAGNATIGTVADFICTLTSGVYQAQNTYFRPIGLILEDWESGGMTGFEWATSGDADWDVSTETPYEGTYCIKSGLIGDNQSTFISLDYNVMSDDSISFYRKVSSEADYDYLKFYIDGTEMGKWSGEVDWSRVVYTVTAGEHTFQWEYTKDVSQSSGTDAAYVDFIILPPALTTTAYAGADGTVCEGNIYQCNAIATNYASVLWTTSGTGTFSDATLLNPEYTPSQADIDAGQVVLTFTAFEQGKSDATDQIILTLNKNAVVFAGDDFTVCENETVSITNSSAVNYTALNWTTSGTGTFDDVTLLNPVYIPSAEDYLAGNVTLNLTVTGMAPCGDVADGTVVTFTLLPDTPEIPTSASNRICQDAPDTEVTTTGSSNAIDYTWSIEPVEAGIITGTTTQASINWSPDFFGAANITVKALNTCGESDYSSALAITLVPFPLAPEKPMGSDSVDVFITTSSDFRVNKAMHALTYTWNIEPVAAGTIAGNDTIATITWSNSFTGTANISVKSVNSCGESVFSEIKTVTLYSTYGIPQNIPSNTIAVYPNPSNGNFVIELKGISSHTVDIRIANETGMNVYKQNNINIQEQNILTMQLQSLSNGVYYLFVEGKNYRSVQKLIISR; via the coding sequence ATGAGAAAACTACTTACCTTATTATTAGCCATTTTTGCTTTTACTACCTTCGGTAAAAGTTGGGTGGGAATACATGATCTACAACCATCTCCGGCTCAAAAAATCCTGATTTCTTCTGACATCCGGACATCGAAAATCCAATTTTCCATTCCTGGATTTAACATGCAGGAAGTTACTACCCCAAAGGGTAGCCAATATGTTATCAGTGTGGGCGAAGGTACTCCCCTCCTCAAAAAAGGGGCACCCGACCTTTCCAAGCTCACCGCTTCGGTAATTATTCCTGATAAAGGAAAAATGGAAGTCAGGGTACTGGCTTCCGAGTTCACTGATTATCCCGATATGGATATAGCTCCTTCCAAAGGAAATTTATACAGGGATACTGACCCCTCTGCTATTCCCTTTATTTATGGCAAACCCTATTCCGAAGACAAATTTTACCCCGGAACTCTTGCCGAATTTCACAATCCCTACATCATTCGCGACCATCGCGGACAAACTATCGTTGTTTATCCCTTCCAATATAACCCCATTTCCAAGGTTTTAAGAGTATATAGCTCAATTATAGTGGAAATTTATTCAACAAACGAAAAGGGAATAAACACTCTCAGCAGCAAAAAAACATCGGGCAAAACTCCTGCCGGATTCCAGGAATTGTACAAAAGCCATTTTTTAAATGCTCCTGCTACTGACTATACTCCTGTAGATGAACAAGGGAAAATGCTCGTAATCAGTTATGGGCAATTTATGTCTGCTATGCAGCCCCTTGTTGACTGGAAAAACCAGCAGGGAATAGAAACCGAATTGATTGATGTATCTACCATCGGAAGTACAGCATCGGCAATAAAAACTTATATATCTGACTATTATAATGCTAATGACCTTGCATTTGTTTTATTGGTAGGCGATGCAGCCCAGATTCCTACTAACACCGGCACAGGTTTGGGAGGTCCATCAGACAATGCTTACGGTTTTATTGTTGGAAACGACCATTACTCAGATGTTTTTGTGGGAAGATTTTCTGCCGAAAACCTCACACAGGTAGAAACACAGGTACAAAAGGTTCTGATGTATGAAAAGGCACCTGTTACCACTACTGACTGGTTTTCAGTAGGAGTTGGTATTGCTTCCAGCCAGGGAACAGGCGATGACAATGAATACGACTACGAACACATGCAAAACATAAGGGAAAACAAATTACTACCCTTTACTTATACCGGAGTATCCGAGTTATACGACGGTAACCAGGGCGGACTTGATCAACCTGGTAATCCTACTCCAGCAAATGTAGCTACCGAAGTAAATGCAGGGGCTTCCATCATTAACTATACCGGTCATGGCAGCGAGATTTCATGGGGAACAACCGGTTTTTCAAATTCCGATATTACTGCACTTACCAATGATAATATGCTGCCCTTCATCTTCTCTGTGGCTTGTGTAAACGGTAATTTCCAGGGACAAACCTGCTTTGCAGAAGCCTGGCTGCGTGCTACACACAATGGACAACCTTCCGGAGCTGTTGCTACTCTTATGTCAACCATCAACCAAAGCTGGGATCCGCCTATGGATGGTCAGGATGAAATGAACGACCTGTTAGCGGAAACCTACTCCGATAATTTCAAAAGAACTTTTGGCGGAATTTCCATGAACGGCTGTATGCACATGAACGACGAATACGGAGTTGACGGAGACGAAATGACTGATACATGGAATATCTTCGGCGATCCTTCGCTTGCAATACGTACGGCAATGCCACAATCAATTGTTGCCAACCATAATCCTACAATTTTCCTTGGTTCGACACAATTCAGTGTTAATGCCGATGCAGAAGGTGCTATAGTAGCTCTTACCATTAATAACCAATTGGTAGCCAAAAGTATTATCAATGGCGGAGTAGCAGCTCTCGATTTCGCAGCCCTTACCCAACTCGACACCCTGCACCTGGTAATTACCGGATTCAACAAGTTGCCTTACATTGCCGATGTTCCTATCATCCCCGCCGAAGGTCCTTATGTTACCTATGATAATTTTTTAGTTAACGATTTGCAAGGCAATAACAACGGTGCCATTGATTTTGGCGAAAATATTGCCTTTTCCATCGGGTTGAAAAATGTGGGTATTGAAACTGCCGAAAATGTAGTAGTTACACTTACAAGCGACAATTCTTTCATCAACATTACCGATAATACCGAAACCTACGGAAATATCCTTGCAGGCGGAACAATTTCGGTTGCCGATGGTTTCGCATTCACTGTTGCCGATTCAATTCCTGATCATCTTAGCCTACTTTTCAATTTAACTATAACTGATGGTACCGAAACATGGAACAGCAGTTTTGTTGCTTTTGCCAATGCACCTGTTCTTTCATTGGGCAATATTACAATTGACGATGCAGCAGGCGGAAATGGTAACGGAAGACTCGATGCCGGTGAAAATGTTCAACTGAAAGTTGTCATTTCTAACAACGGTCATAGCGATGCAGGCGAAGTCCAGGCTGTTCTGACATCTTCAAATTCTTTTATCACAATAAATAACGGAACTTTTATTGCTGAAACACTTGCCGCCGGACAAACCGCTGAAGCCATTTTCGACATCACAACTGCCGGAAACGCTACCATAGGTACAGTTGCCGATTTTATCTGCACACTCACTTCGGGCGTTTATCAGGCACAAAATACATATTTCCGCCCAATAGGTCTGATACTCGAAGACTGGGAAAGTGGTGGAATGACTGGATTTGAATGGGCTACCAGCGGTGATGCCGACTGGGATGTTTCTACTGAAACTCCTTACGAAGGAACTTACTGCATTAAGTCAGGACTAATAGGTGACAACCAGTCAACTTTTATTTCACTCGATTATAATGTAATGAGTGATGATAGCATTTCGTTTTATCGCAAGGTTTCCTCCGAAGCGGATTATGATTATCTTAAATTCTATATTGATGGAACTGAAATGGGAAAATGGTCTGGCGAAGTGGACTGGTCGAGGGTGGTATATACCGTAACTGCCGGTGAACACACTTTCCAGTGGGAATATACGAAAGACGTTTCACAGTCCAGTGGCACCGATGCAGCTTATGTTGATTTCATCATACTTCCTCCTGCGCTAACAACCACTGCTTATGCTGGCGCCGACGGTACTGTTTGCGAAGGGAATATATACCAATGCAACGCCATTGCAACTAATTATGCATCAGTACTCTGGACAACTTCCGGAACCGGTACTTTCAGCGATGCCACCCTGCTCAACCCTGAATATACCCCCAGCCAGGCAGATATTGATGCCGGACAGGTTGTTCTTACTTTTACTGCCTTCGAACAGGGAAAAAGCGATGCTACCGACCAGATAATTCTTACTTTAAACAAAAATGCTGTTGTCTTTGCAGGCGATGATTTCACAGTTTGCGAAAACGAAACCGTTTCCATTACAAACTCCTCTGCAGTAAATTATACTGCATTGAACTGGACAACATCCGGAACCGGTACTTTCGACGATGTTACCCTGCTTAACCCTGTTTATATTCCCAGCGCTGAAGACTATTTAGCCGGAAATGTTACCCTTAACCTTACCGTTACAGGAATGGCTCCCTGCGGTGATGTTGCTGATGGTACCGTAGTTACCTTTACATTGCTCCCGGATACTCCCGAAATTCCGACTTCCGCTTCCAATCGTATCTGTCAGGATGCTCCGGATACCGAAGTAACAACCACAGGAAGCTCTAATGCCATTGATTATACATGGAGCATCGAACCTGTGGAAGCAGGAATAATAACCGGAACTACAACCCAGGCATCCATCAACTGGAGCCCTGACTTCTTCGGTGCTGCTAACATTACTGTCAAAGCACTGAATACCTGTGGTGAAAGTGATTATTCCTCCGCACTTGCCATTACACTGGTTCCCTTCCCTCTGGCTCCCGAAAAACCTATGGGAAGTGATTCTGTGGATGTGTTTATCACTACATCCTCCGACTTCCGGGTAAACAAGGCAATGCATGCTCTTACCTACACATGGAATATAGAACCTGTCGCCGCAGGTACCATAGCCGGAAACGACACCATTGCAACCATCACCTGGAGTAACTCATTCACAGGAACAGCAAATATCAGTGTTAAATCTGTTAACTCCTGTGGCGAAAGTGTATTCTCGGAAATAAAAACCGTTACACTTTATTCAACGTATGGTATTCCGCAAAATATACCATCCAATACCATTGCAGTGTATCCCAATCCTTCCAACGGAAATTTCGTAATTGAACTGAAAGGTATATCCTCCCATACCGTTGATATCCGTATTGCCAACGAAACGGGTATGAATGTGTACAAACAAAACAACATCAACATACAGGAGCAAAATATCCTTACCATGCAGTTGCAATCACTCAGCAACGGGGTATATTACCTTTTTGTTGAAGGGAAAAATTATCGCAGTGTACAAAAACTGATCATCAGCCGTTAA
- a CDS encoding T9SS type A sorting domain-containing protein: FGSTADSVSDAMLLNISRAPLANAGEDATVCADSFIMLEGTASDYQSIHWTTFGTGTFNEPNSLVTYYQPSVEDIANGEVVLQLMAYGNGTCQPFTDDIKLQFNPLPTISVPSEFEICSGESTQIPLTLTGVAPWSIQTLDGQTLTANSSPFSWELAPENTETVTLSSVTDGTGCTNNGQTEFTITVNPLPSAQLSGSAAVCEGENTELTLSLTGTAPWQVTLNNDEVITAYDTPYTWAITPQNDITYSITRVNDADGCSGSFSGEAQIIINTFPAIPATPQGPKTVDVHYIKVSEFTTNEIPETSLIWLLSPENAGTIINNGITAVVAWDTTFRGEILVMVKALNKCGESEFSHAWETVIYSTLGIDEPSPEKSFSIFPNPNNGYFSVAYNLMGNETVKMRIMNTLGATIWEKNAVNISGNEALNFALPFIEKGIYFFIIANHKINLTYKIIIQ, encoded by the coding sequence CCTTTGGCTCAACTGCCGATTCTGTTTCTGACGCTATGTTACTGAACATTTCACGTGCCCCCCTGGCAAATGCTGGCGAGGATGCTACAGTTTGTGCCGATTCCTTCATCATGCTTGAAGGAACTGCTTCAGATTATCAGAGTATCCACTGGACAACTTTTGGCACAGGAACTTTTAACGAACCAAATTCTCTTGTAACTTATTATCAACCAAGTGTAGAAGACATTGCAAACGGAGAAGTCGTTTTGCAGCTTATGGCTTACGGAAATGGCACTTGCCAACCTTTTACCGATGATATAAAATTGCAATTTAACCCTTTGCCAACAATTAGTGTTCCTTCTGAATTTGAAATCTGTTCCGGTGAAAGTACCCAGATTCCTCTTACACTTACCGGGGTGGCTCCATGGTCAATTCAAACACTTGACGGGCAAACTCTTACCGCTAATTCTTCTCCCTTTAGCTGGGAACTGGCTCCTGAAAATACGGAAACTGTAACATTATCTTCCGTTACCGATGGAACAGGCTGTACAAATAACGGGCAAACAGAATTTACCATTACCGTAAATCCGCTTCCTTCTGCACAATTAAGCGGTTCTGCTGCAGTTTGCGAAGGTGAAAACACTGAGCTTACCCTCAGCCTCACCGGAACAGCTCCATGGCAGGTTACGCTGAACAATGATGAAGTAATTACGGCTTATGACACTCCATATACCTGGGCAATAACTCCTCAAAACGATATAACATATTCAATCACCAGAGTAAATGATGCAGATGGCTGCTCCGGATCCTTTTCGGGCGAAGCACAGATAATAATAAACACCTTCCCGGCTATACCTGCTACTCCGCAAGGACCCAAAACCGTGGATGTTCATTATATCAAGGTTTCGGAATTTACAACAAACGAAATACCTGAAACCAGCTTAATCTGGCTTTTAAGCCCTGAAAATGCAGGAACTATTATTAATAACGGAATAACTGCAGTGGTAGCATGGGACACAACTTTCAGAGGCGAAATTCTGGTGATGGTGAAGGCTTTGAACAAGTGCGGCGAAAGCGAATTTTCTCATGCATGGGAAACTGTCATTTACTCAACCCTTGGAATTGATGAACCTTCCCCTGAAAAATCTTTCAGCATTTTCCCCAATCCAAACAACGGTTATTTCAGTGTTGCTTATAATCTTATGGGCAATGAAACCGTAAAAATGCGTATAATGAACACATTGGGAGCTACAATCTGGGAAAAGAATGCCGTAAACATCTCTGGAAATGAAGCTTTAAATTTCGCTTTGCCATTCATCGAAAAAGGCATTTATTTTTTTATTATTGCAAATCATAAAATCAATTTAACCTATAAAATAATAATTCAATAA
- a CDS encoding AAA family ATPase: MIIVGITGTLGAGKGTIVDYLTKNKGFNHFSVRAFLIREIGKCGLPVNRDSMTSVANALRERHTPSYITDCLYEEAKATGKNCVIESIRTPGEIDSLKQKGKFYLFAVDAPPEIRYERVVKRNSETDQISFDTFLANEAREMTSNDPNHQNLHLCIAKADFVFSNEGDISALYRKVESVLGDILQNT; encoded by the coding sequence ATGATAATTGTTGGTATTACAGGAACACTCGGCGCCGGAAAAGGCACTATTGTAGATTATCTTACGAAAAATAAAGGGTTTAACCATTTTTCGGTGAGGGCTTTTTTAATCCGGGAAATTGGAAAATGCGGGCTGCCTGTAAACCGCGACAGTATGACTTCCGTAGCGAATGCGCTCAGGGAACGGCACACCCCTTCTTATATCACCGATTGTCTTTACGAAGAAGCAAAAGCTACGGGGAAAAATTGTGTGATTGAAAGCATACGCACACCCGGAGAGATTGATTCTCTGAAACAAAAGGGCAAATTTTATCTTTTTGCCGTAGATGCTCCCCCCGAAATTCGCTACGAACGGGTGGTGAAACGCAATTCGGAAACCGACCAGATTTCCTTCGATACATTTTTGGCTAACGAAGCCCGCGAAATGACCTCCAACGACCCAAACCACCAAAACCTACACCTCTGCATAGCAAAAGCCGACTTTGTCTTTTCCAACGAAGGAGATATTAGTGCCCTGTACCGAAAAGTGGAAAGTGTCCTGGGAGACATATTACAAAATACATGA